One Sphingomonas limnosediminicola DNA segment encodes these proteins:
- the flhA gene encoding flagellar biosynthesis protein FlhA: MTGAKGQWLQAASEGVLPIAILMLVVLMIVPVPSLVLDIGFVGNIMVSLAVLMVALNAARPLDFSAFPTVLLFATLFRLALNVASTRVVLVDGHHGPAAAGHVIEAFGSFIIGGNYIVGLFVFAVLMIINLVVITKGAGRVSEVSARFTLDALPGKQMAIDADLNAGLIVPEEAKARRADVATEADFYGSMDGASKFVKGDAVAGVLILVVNIFGGLLLGVVSHKLGVGEAARTYVQLAIGDALVAQVPALLLSIAAAAIVTRVSSPLNLSRQISSQFAKPGAWAPVAAILGILGLLPGMPHIILLPAAAVAGFASWRLCRAAAAARAATPIEEAAESPQAISWAEVSDAVPITLELGYRLVALVDERKGAPLMSRITGIRRQLSRELGFVLPLVRVKDNLALQGNRYRIIIAGVALGEDEVFPGELLALAAGDDPDPIDGRAVKDPSFGLDATWIDEGRQADAVVAGYTVVDAPTVVATHLNNLVTAHSSTLFGLDEGQALIDHLKDHYPQLAQGLSPQPYSLATITTVCRALLAERVPLKDFRRIAEAMVTLAPRQLDTPTLVEAVRQEIGALILQTIVPVKLALPVITFDAELERLLSQSVAAGPGAAWPFEPDLARRIVSSVSNAVQPYLMAARSFAVVTSPACRPALSRLLRAHLPDVPVLSFLEIPETKAVEVIAVVGGAEPALEALPALSGDL, from the coding sequence TGCCGCGCGCCCGCTCGACTTCTCTGCCTTTCCGACGGTGCTGCTGTTCGCGACCCTCTTCCGGTTGGCGCTCAACGTTGCCTCCACCAGGGTCGTCCTAGTCGACGGTCACCACGGTCCCGCAGCTGCCGGGCACGTCATCGAAGCGTTCGGCAGCTTCATCATCGGCGGCAACTATATTGTCGGCCTGTTCGTGTTCGCCGTGCTGATGATCATCAACCTGGTGGTCATCACCAAGGGCGCCGGGCGCGTGTCCGAGGTCTCGGCCCGCTTCACGCTCGATGCGCTACCGGGCAAGCAGATGGCGATCGACGCCGACCTTAACGCCGGTCTCATTGTTCCAGAGGAAGCAAAAGCGCGCCGCGCCGATGTCGCGACCGAAGCCGATTTTTACGGTTCGATGGACGGTGCATCGAAGTTCGTGAAGGGCGACGCGGTCGCCGGCGTACTAATCCTCGTGGTCAATATCTTTGGCGGACTCCTCCTCGGCGTCGTCAGCCACAAGCTCGGGGTCGGTGAGGCGGCGCGAACCTACGTGCAACTGGCGATCGGCGATGCGCTTGTCGCACAGGTACCTGCCTTGCTGCTGTCGATCGCGGCCGCCGCGATTGTGACGCGCGTCAGCTCGCCGCTCAATCTGTCGCGGCAGATTTCGAGCCAGTTCGCGAAGCCCGGAGCCTGGGCACCGGTCGCCGCGATTCTCGGCATTCTCGGGCTCCTGCCCGGAATGCCGCACATCATCCTGTTGCCCGCTGCGGCCGTTGCGGGTTTCGCAAGCTGGCGCCTTTGCAGGGCTGCCGCGGCAGCGAGGGCCGCGACCCCGATCGAGGAGGCCGCCGAATCTCCGCAGGCGATCAGCTGGGCCGAGGTCAGCGATGCCGTGCCGATCACGCTTGAGCTTGGCTATCGACTGGTCGCGCTGGTCGACGAGCGCAAGGGCGCGCCGCTGATGAGCCGCATCACTGGCATCCGCAGACAATTGTCGCGCGAGCTCGGCTTTGTCCTTCCACTGGTAAGGGTGAAGGATAATCTTGCGCTCCAAGGCAATCGCTACCGGATTATCATCGCCGGTGTCGCTCTGGGCGAGGACGAAGTCTTTCCAGGCGAGCTCCTTGCGCTCGCCGCGGGGGACGATCCCGATCCGATCGACGGGCGAGCAGTGAAGGACCCGAGCTTTGGGCTCGACGCGACCTGGATCGATGAGGGGCGTCAGGCCGACGCCGTAGTTGCGGGCTATACGGTGGTCGACGCGCCGACGGTGGTTGCAACCCATCTCAATAATCTCGTCACCGCGCACTCCTCGACCCTGTTTGGGCTCGACGAGGGACAGGCGCTGATCGACCATCTCAAGGACCATTATCCCCAGCTTGCGCAGGGCCTCAGTCCGCAGCCTTATTCGCTGGCGACGATTACCACGGTCTGTCGCGCGCTGCTTGCCGAACGGGTCCCCTTGAAGGACTTCCGTCGCATCGCCGAAGCGATGGTCACGCTTGCTCCGCGTCAGCTCGATACGCCGACGCTCGTCGAGGCGGTGCGCCAGGAGATCGGTGCGCTCATCCTGCAGACGATCGTACCGGTGAAGCTCGCGCTTCCAGTCATCACCTTCGATGCCGAACTCGAACGATTGCTTTCCCAGTCGGTCGCAGCGGGTCCTGGAGCAGCGTGGCCGTTCGAGCCTGATCTCGCGCGGCGCATCGTCTCGTCGGTGAGCAATGCCGTGCAGCCTTATCTCATGGCCGCGCGCAGCTTTGCAGTCGTGACCTCGCCGGCCTGCCGTCCAGCTCTGTCGCGGCTCTTGCGCGCTCACCTGCCGGACGTTCCAGTCCTCTCATTCCTCGAAATTCCCGAAACAAAGGCGGTCGAAGTGATCGCGGTCGTCGGCGGGGCGGAACCCGCGCTCGAGGCCCTGCCCGCCCTTAGCGGAGACCTATAA